The Leishmania panamensis strain MHOM/PA/94/PSC-1 chromosome 32 sequence genome window below encodes:
- a CDS encoding hypothetical protein (TriTrypDB/GeneDB-style sysID: LpmP.32.2220) yields the protein MSTRTYCVIPHEARQDTSFFQGVFEDGVRVLYRGRLQSLVFSHVLSPAHDYVKHINGPLLATLRDGNNATLILAIPNSEDVVLSPKSTASGVRGPTSQAQADAATAPSRVPPLSSSSQKLNTGSAEATAVAMELYANLFPLLFRNLECCSAALLSVVTVSASERILLDNLREDRHIRTLEEAHKVNLTRSTSATEWGTLLQLLEDRHAALQESPTSLEGQTACVVTVELQGYGRLVVVDAASAQDLLQQLTLVLHMRADGAARTYPPHTPIRDLLERNVAPQATVQVLIVPAPQDTVRQTMRVLHFAATVEAAQNCGATAAMDEESGSMASNSRPPRRRAVQLSPAPSKLFSRPRASPTPLAVEASPTRDKGADSSPQPVVTPAALHLDVDESSRSGSSCYNADIVRDRTPAQLPPPSVQLDRDRQRAREQHFLKRIAVLEEQLRSSEDQCHRAQITRDQALEERNGFERELRGKTSLWTDLQRAHQTTKKENADYAQLVERLVRQVRTLERDATRQKRQGSMVVKQLREAETEKETLMLQLTGLRKEVMLFRKDAIWRAREATLSRIVPGEASVPEPRAAAQRQSSQSRPAHQPAPRSVSFTSTSGVGLHSPRARRIYERPSNTEGFSESTNGDAPSLAQEERGRLTTITMDELRWRNRHLEQEVNRLQERLLATLTATAKRDTTRDASSGSMSDVRCYGGCPMCDVMQERIEYFQTELAHVREEKEALVRLMSTSSASFPPRSTKTPISANLERSCSSVMHSPPRSSEVRRDGSEEDGVTPGSRSTPQPAKSSFSGCTLRVAAALVTGCSSLEAQLACAQMALSCRLRSDTSASAQGNSELFDPLSQLSPLVLQEHQEAVAALADSLRHIAEKPASRPAATGPTAFPASSRDTAAAARWLLPPIPRCATAADVDTLTNYLSFEMERCQHLRAFIPTFAQLAVATEHLTMRLEATDAKSN from the coding sequence ATGTCAACGCGGACGTACTGCGTCATCCCACATGAGGCGCGTCAAGACACCTCCTTCTTCCAGGGGGTTTTTGAAGATGGGGTTCGGGTGCTCTACCGCGGCCGCCTACAGTCCCTCGTATTTTCTCACGTGTTGAGCCCTGCGCATGATTACGTGAAGCACATCAATGGCCCGCTTCTCGCTACGCTGCGCGATGGCAACAACGCCACTCTCATCCTGGCGATACCGAACTCCGAAGATGTGGTACTGTCACCTAAGTCGACGGCGTCGGGGGTGAGGGGCCCCACATCGCAGGCCCAGGCGGATGCAGCAACGGCCCCATCGCGCGTGCCGCCATTGTCATCGTCGTCTCAGAAGCTAAACACCGGGTCAGCAGAGGCTACAGCGGTGGCCATGGAGCTTTACGCTAACCTTTTCCCATTGCTCTTTCGGAATCTCGAGTGCTGTTCAGCAGCCCTGCTCTCCGTGGTGACGGTATCCGCGTCGGAGCGTATACTGCTGGACAACCTCCGCGAAGATCGCCACATTCGCACTCTTGAGGAAGCACACAAAGTGAACCTGActcgcagcacctcggcaaCGGAGTGGGGTACGCTCTTGCAGCTTCTCGAGGACCGCCATGCCGCGTTGCAGGAGTCGCCGACATCGCTCGAGGGGCAGACGGCTTGTGTGGTTacggtggagctgcagggATATGGCCGACTCGTTGTTGTCGACGCGGCCAGCGCGCAGGAtctgctgcagcaactgACGCTCGTTCTTCACATGCGGGCGGACGGTGCAGCTCGCACCTACCCTCCACACACTCCCATCCGAGATCTTTTAGAAAGGAATGTTGCCCCGCAGGCAACGGTGCAGGTGCTTATTGTGCCAGCACCGCAGGATACGGTGCGACAAACAATGCGCGTTCTTCATTTTGCTGCTacagtggaggcggcgcagaacTGCGGGGCTACTGCTGCGATGGATGAAGAATCAGGGTCAATGGCGTCTAATTCCAGGCCTCCGCGCAGGCGAGCGGTGCAATTGTCGCCTGCACCGTCGAAGCTCTTCTCGAGACCGAGAGCGTCACCGACTCCTTTGGCCGTGGAAGCGAGCCCCACTCGCGACAAAGGTGCTGACTCTAGTCCTCAGCCTGTTGTGACGCCGGCTGCCTTGCACCTAGACGTAGACGAATCaagcagaagcggcagcagttgTTATAACGCTGATATCGTTCGCGATCGGACACCAGCTCaattgccgccgccgagtgTGCAGCTCGATAGAGACCGTCAACGAGCGCGAGAGCAGCATTTCCTCAAGCGCATCGCGGTTCTCGAAGAACAGCTCCGCAGCTCAGAGGACCAGTGCCACCGCGCACAGATTACCCGCGACCAAGCACTTGAAGAGCGCAACGGTTTTGAGCGCGAACTTCGCGGCAAGACAAGCCTCTGGACGGACCTGCAGCGTGCTCATCAAACGACGAAGAAGGAGAACGCAGACTACGCGCAACTGGTCGAGCGGCTCGTGCGGCAGGTCCGTACACTGGAGCGGGATGCAAcgcggcagaagcggcagGGCTCCATGGTTGTGAAGCAGCTACGGGAGGCcgagacggagaaggagacgctgatgctgcagctgacAGGGCTTCGCAAAGAGGTGATGCTTTTCCGCAAGGACGCCATCTGGCGTGCACGAGAGGCAACGCTGTCACGCATCGTGCCAGGTGAGGCGTCCGTGCCGGAGCctcgagctgcagcgcagcgacagTCTTCGCAGTCCCGACCCGCGCACCAGCCCGCACCTCGGTCAGTCTCTTTCACATCTACGAGCGGTGTGGGACTGCACTCCCCTCGTGCACGGCGCATCTATGAGAGGCCTAGTAATACGGAAGGTTTCTCAGAGAGCACGAACGGTgatgccccctccctcgcacAGGAAGAGCGAGGTCGCTTGACGACAATCACGATGGACGAGCTTCGCTGGCGGAACCGTCACCTGGAACAAGAGGTGAATcggctgcaggagcgcctgCTGGCGACTCTCACGGCAACAGCGAAGCGAGACACGACTAGAGACGCTTCAAGTGGCTCGATGTCAGATGTGCGCTGCTATGGAGGCTGCCCGATGTGTGATGTGATGCAGGAGCGCATAGAATACTTTCAAACGGAGCTGGCTCATGTACgcgaggaaaaagaggcgtTGGTACGCCTCATGTCTACGtcttctgcctctttccCGCCTCGCAGTACAAAGACTCCTATTTCCGCGAACCTGGagcgaagctgcagcagcgtaaTGCACTCACCTCCACGTTCTTCCGAGGTGAGGCGCGACGGTAGCGAAGAGGATGGCGTCACCCCGGGTAGTCGCAGTACGCCCCAGCCAGCGAAGTCGAGCTTCAGCGGCTGCACTCtacgcgtcgctgctgctctagTTACTGGCTGCTCGTCTCTGGAGGCCCAGCTTGCGTGTGCACAGATGGCATTGTCATGTAGGTTACGCAGCGACACATCGGCAAGCGCGCAGGGCAACAGTGAGCTTTTCGACCCTCTATCACAGCTGTCTCCTCTCGTTCTTCAAGAGCATCAAGAGGCTGTGGCTGCCCTCGCAGACTCGCTGCGGCACATTGCCGAGAAACCGGCTTCCCGCCCAGCTGCCACCGGCCCTACCGCCTTTCCCGCTTCTTCACGAGatactgcagcagcagcgcgatggTTGTTACCGCCCATcccccgctgcgccaccgcggcggacGTCGACACGCTGACGAACTACCTTTCCTTTGAGATGGAGCGTTGTCAGCACCTTCGCGCCTTTATTCCAACCTTTGCACAGCTGGCGGTTGCGACGGAGCATCTCACCATGCGTCTTGAGGCGACCGATGCTAAATCGAACTGA
- a CDS encoding eRF1 methyltransferase catalytic subunit, putative (TriTrypDB/GeneDB-style sysID: LpmP.32.2210), which produces MSSIAATAYSSPEYTHCIRDPRFRQNVYEPEADTFLLLEALDRDAELLHSIEPDRCVEVGCGSGTVITHLRSLLLSSVTAAAIQAIDVVKPEPSCRTSGTRRAVGGPMFCAVDVNPLALEATAITWTETLLKNFRETILIDFYERVFQSAVPATLATSVVPSDEGAAPPSQLVNADSATSSVLSASTFCLHCLHGDLFNALSHGELASALFDVVLFNPPYVPTSLEELQDAIAQSDVITTAWCGGPRGRVVLDQFLLQLPSVLSRRGVCYVVLIKENDVVDVVAFAQASFREHLRCVEMEGVKDEEDVLEASEVAARYTGEHLSVWRLRYLPRFQNP; this is translated from the coding sequence ATGAGCTCCATCGCCGCAACTGCGTACTCGTCCCCAGAGTACACCCACTGCATTCGAGATCCGCGCTTTCGCCAGAACGTCTACGAGCCTGAAGCGGACACGTTTCTCTTGCTAGAAGCTCTCGACAGGGATGCCGAGCTGCTTCACTCGATTGAACCAGACCGCTGTGTGGAGGTTGGGTGCGGCTCCGGAACCGTTATTACACATCTACGATCTCTACTACTGTCGTCCGTCACAGCGGCAGCTATACAGGCGATCGATGTAGTAAAGCCCGAGCCCAGCTGTCGCACGAGCGGCACCCGCAGAGCTGTTGGCGGGCCAATGTTTTGTGCCGTGGATGTAAACCCGCTGGCTCTCGAGGCCACCGCGATTACCTGGACCGAAACTCTTCTCAAGAACTTTAGGGAGACGATTCTGATCGACTTCTACGAACGTGTTTTTCAGAGCGCCGTCCCAGCCACGCTGGCGACGTCAGTGGTACCTTCAGATGAgggagctgcaccgccatcgcagcTTGTGAATGCCGACAGTGCGACATCTTCTGTGTTGTCTGCGTCGACTTTCTGCCTTCATTGTCTTCACGGAGATCTCTTCAACGCTCTGTCACATGGGGAATTGGCATCTGCGCTGTTCGACGTTGTCCTTTTCAACCCCCCGTACGTCCCGACGTCGCTCGAGGAGTTGCAGGACGCCATTGCCCAAAGTGACGTGATCACCACAGCGTGGTGCGGCGGACCACGAGGACGCGTTGTACTCGACCAGTTCCTGCTTCAGCTTCCCTCCGTGCTCTCACGGCGCGGCGTGTGCTACGTGGTGTTGATCAAAGAAAACGATGTGGTAGATGTGGTGGCGTTTGCCCAGGCTTCGTTTCGCGAACATCTGCGTTGCGTCGAGATGGAAGGTGTGAAGGATGAGGAAGATGTGCTGGAGGCCTCGGAGGTGGCAGCGCGCTACACAGGCGAGCATCTAAGCGTGTGGCGACTGCGCTACTTGCCCCGATTTCAAAATCCATGA
- a CDS encoding hypothetical protein (TriTrypDB/GeneDB-style sysID: LpmP.32.2240) — protein MQTGSDVFMNIILATLKSSNELVDGETFEIVSGSPALLKVFIDSGRVDISDPQVQSIVQAKLDEVLDGDPYKGDFVSGDLLDYVRFLCNIRTSRITFQQMVLLRYSGFDYVEILIECPYLLENLKKPSFCIYLIFDVLHYISVAISWLGVLVTLTFTAMVVWTVVFWFRNPNTRNNSYWVIITYVGSYVVSLVVTMRAEEGKIKHYDNQIWNYPDNIFRIVPIIPVYEIMLSYVLLRYEISTDAKRFFIIRYDLRNGTYVQHIANSCFYALPQMVLQTFLFTGVQHTPHAYNRIVFWLLLACALTLIVMSIFAYYQIAVFTHSCNNCGFAVLSSRSTSSKSYTGFLVRRVHPSDIATKVLVFFTMYFFIAQAVTLIVLLLNLRSCNNGTIVFLSIYTAILGISIIVLVLVYLNLPLSRVMGTMSIPVALMEIAFLVYINAGTTGPGCIISGLGTSKWIVPSIATFALMCLSIVTWLSMLLFEVFRGTRITQRAVDHYILV, from the coding sequence ATGCAGACCGGCTCTGACGTGTTCATGAACATCATCCTCGCAACCCTGAAGTCTAGCAATGAGCTCGTAGACGGTGAGACTTTCGAAATAGTGAGTGGAAGCCCAGCACTGCTGAAAGTGTTCATTGACTCTGGTCGCGTCGACATTAGCGATCCTCAGGTGCAGTCGATCGTGCAGGCGAAGCTTGACGAGGTACTCGACGGCGACCCCTACAAGGGCGACTTCGTGTCTGGCGATCTGCTCGACTACGTTCGGTTTCTGTGCAATATTCGCACAAGTCGTATCACTTTTCAGCAGATGGTGCTTCTGCGCTACTCCGGGTTTGACTATGTGGAGATTCTGATAGAGTGCCCGTATCTACTGGAGAATTTGAAAAAGCCCAGCTTCTGCATATACCTTATCTTTGATGTGCTGCACTACATCAGCGTCGCAATTAGCTGGCTGGGCGTACTGGTGACGTTGACCTTcacggcgatggtggtgtgGACGGTTGTGTTCTGGTTCCGGAACCCCAATACCCGAAACAACAGCTACTGGGTCATTATCACATACGTTGGCAGCTACGTGGTGAGTCTCGTCGTCACCATGCGGGCGGAGGAAGGCAAGATCAAGCACTATGACAACCAAATTTGGAATTACCCGGACAACATCTTTCGAATTGTACCCATCATCCCTGTGTACGAAATCATGCTGAGCTACGTGTTGCTGCGGTACGAAATTTCGACTGACGCGAAGCGCTTCTTCATTATTCGGTACGACTTGCGCAACGGCACGTATGTTCAGCACATCGCCAACAGCTGCTTTTACGCCTTGCCGCAAATGGTTTTGCAGACGTTCCTCTTCACTGGGGTGCAACATACACCCCATGCCTATAACCGCATCGTCTTCTGGCTTCTCTTGGCCTGCGCGTTGACATTGATCGTCATGTCCATCTTCGCCTACTACCAGATAGCCGTCTTCACACACTCGTGCAACAACTGTGGGTTTGCAGTCCTGTCTAGCcgaagcaccagcagcaaaAGCTACACGGGCTTCCTCGTCCGCCGCGTCCATCCATCTGACATCGCCACGAAGGTGCTTGTCTTCTTCACCATGTACTTCTTCATTGCCCAGGCGGTGACCCTCATCGTGCTTCTACTCAACCTACGCTCCTGCAACAACGGCACGATTGTCTTCCTTTCCATCTACACGGCTATCCTCGGCATCTCTATCATCGTTCTTGTATTGGTGTACCTCAACCTGCCCTTGTCGCGAGTCATGGGCACCATGAGTATCCCCGTGGCGCTGATGGAGATTGCCTTTCTCGTGTACATCAATGCAGGAACGACAGGCCCGGGGTGCATCATATCCGGACTCGGCACCAGCAAGTGGATAGTGCCTAGCATCGCAACCTTTGCGTTGATGTGCTTGTCCATCGTAACCTGGTTGTCGATGCTGCTGTTCGAGGTCTTCCGCGGCACGCGTATCACGCAGAGGGCTGTAGATCACTACATCCTAGTGTAG
- a CDS encoding hypothetical protein (TriTrypDB/GeneDB-style sysID: LpmP.32.2200), with the protein MREIIAAEPPFTCTPALVLIVSEPKHAQTLLRAANLHFPLDDTEGAHLKRLRPHHSAAPSPATEALPAQLATPSSSLELLLALQPLATCAALHPTPVSASNAPFSYAISGTSDNSSAVESSCASLTHQLLWPLSRADESLSADQVLELLSSDFASTSKVARFCAFVETASAVVSGNSAACVLRQQAICIPNCSDDADGCTPTPNSSHRGDETAPTSAAAAACCPLAFQIVPVSATAPRLDPAEWASANRVWPLAVPRPHSPTQPPPQWVAEVCKNMVRHVFPLCQGLRRVCEARNEKAHGSGLSLEGDVGESSKVTSSPQTRMTEEVVLGEEESHRLLDIVAVVIDPSTGLILATSSGCESMRADNPVAAAPYCGVVREAPHGEGPNSWKQRRAAAPQHPCLILDHPVMYALKQLAATQQQQEHQRQTRQASDDMVETISAPGSLALGPSSAVTAEASRYVGSVRAYLANGLDMYVTHEPCVMCAMALVHSRIQRVFFLFRNSVHGGLGGRYHVHSIASLNHHFRAYECTEAAALYAQL; encoded by the coding sequence ATGCGCGAGATCATTGCAGCGGAGCCGCCCTTCACTTGCACGCCGGCGCTTGTTTTGATCGTTTCAGAGCCGAAGCATGctcagacgctgctgcgggccgCAAATCTGCACTTTCCCTTAGACGATACCGAGGGTGCTCATTTGAAGCGCCTGCGACCACATCATAGTGCGGCCCCATCACCAGCGACGGAGGCACTACCTGCACAACTTGCTACCCCGTCCTCGAGCTTGGAGCTTCTCCTCGCACTCCAGCCACTAGCAACATGTGCCGCGTTGCACCCGACACCCGTCTCGGCAAGCAATGCACCTTTTTCTTATGCGATTAGCGGGACGAGTGACAATTCAAGTGCGGTGGAAAGCAGTTGCGCCTCCTTGACACATCAACTCCTATGGCCTCTGAGTCGAGCAGACGAGTCGCTGAGTGCTGACCAGGTGCTGGAGCTTCTCTCCAGTGACTTCGCTTCGACCTCGAAGGTGGCGCGGTTTTGTGCATTCGTAGAGACGGCCTCAGCCGTGGTCTCCGGCAACTCCGCAGCGTGTGTCCTACGCCAGCAAGCGATTTGCATCCCCaactgcagcgacgacgcagaCGGTTGCACTCCAACGCCGAACTCCTCTCACCGAGGGGACGAGACTGCACCTacctcggctgctgcggctgcttgtTGTCCTCTTGCGTTTCAAATCGTTCCTGTCTCAGCGACGGCCCCGAGGTTGGATCCGGCGGAATGGGCGAGTGCCAATCGTGTGTGGCCACTCGCTGTACCCCGTCCTCATAGTCCAACTCAGCCGCCCCCACAGTGGGTGGCCGAGGTTTGCAAGAACATGGTGAGGCATGTTTTTCCACTCTGCCAGGGTCTGCGCCGTGTCTGTGAGGCTCGCAATGAAAAGGCGCATGGCAGCGGGCTTTCTTTGGAGGGAGATGTGGGTGAGTCTTCGAAAGTTACGTCTTCGCCGCAAACCAGGATGACTGAAGAGGTTGTCCtcggggaggaggagtcaCATAGGCTGCTGGACATTGTGGCTGTCGTGATTGATCCTTCCACAGGGCTCATTTTGGCGACGAGCTCCGGCTGTGAATCCATGCGAGCGGACAACCctgttgccgccgcgccatACTGCGGCGTCGTGCGAGAAGCACCACACGGCGAGGGCCCCAATTCATGGAAGCAgaggcgtgcagcagcaccgcagcacccGTGCCTGATCCTTGACCACCCCGTAATGTACGCGTTGAAGCAGCTTGCCGCaacacagcaacagcaagagcACCAGCGGCAAACGAGGCAGGCTTCCGACGACATGGTTGAGACGATCTCCGCCCCTGGGAGTCTGGCACTCGGGCCATCCAGCGCCGTTACTGCTGAAGCTTCCCGCTACGTGGGAAGCGTCCGTGCATATCTGGCGAATGGGCTGGACATGTACGTGACGCATGAGCCGTGTGTCATGTGTGCTATGGCGCTAGTGCACAGTCGCATCCAGCGcgtgttttttctctttcgaaACTCGGTACACGGTGGTCTTGGGGGCCGCTATCACGTCCATTCCATTGCCTCGCTGAATCACCACTTCCGTGCATACGAATgcacggaggcggcggcgttgtaCGCCCAGCTGTAG
- a CDS encoding hypothetical protein (TriTrypDB/GeneDB-style sysID: LpmP.32.2230) has product MNMVELHPHFVAACNYADVSSVVGLLKEPIDSADFKTNNDAPYLPATCTSTIHLGNTLRGLPYSSRPPPPPPSPPRKRNSNVTTDTQTAHDPSPKSAPAAAKRPPLSLTEAKDVSEDGNATPLPVPPPSKLQMPNDSRLRLSHRPSLKGVRPSPPKVLCIWDVDDTLVASGVSGVRQNTMFRDSELVALFSSAGDSARHLLLSQGSIDDVFGKPSGRLRCVLPFLERTSGCTGDSCSRTDETDHSPSALDSSTGGMPKEKSFFTNVLRCVSGSKVKERPSSTSSVNDQKGAPNGNTADSGAPNEHDLRYFSPGTVVVRLSTVRGRSETTEDSAFLTDTQASPTCSRTFDGQMDDKAEQPGRWLILRPEIWGITLASVSTFFAPSRNTAFVNGKVYRKMDVVWSLAMSSEWDSVFFIDNNLSEVGVVRYGLQISDALALKRQRKLYRFFQADYLLLATSAKLREMELRYGRDITRPPNTTESSPLLGNKQDRRSCDQQGSKEAAAAVSNSSASAISRKSVSAEEACDLKRTKSAAALSSSSAHSTEATTGGVASSDAGHHSSWRENSWVREPGTDGVTDDVKIVNVNRSDRAPPHPDVTSPLVVQHRHGSCSRNPSECADCLSLTFLSCSSRRLESGDGDLGTSAMMSSNSIVRSPKHVCKDVDLFVVNLHMPSEAYRRVLTTARTNSSGQRSMQRVNRDPNRHVGQPVFVGDRSCTDEQYRAILRHFQEAESTLFQFIEEEIRANGFVDVTKVGRWVPNPRLVYTPVRVRPTSVPHMLNFYNPFFVELEEGLVAALQRTGGTSASCVLHTEAQRQYYILQRVLPFLDPYLTGDLSRMLFDIYITDGNIPLSLAEQLKKTIVKTRACIQPVPKKKHL; this is encoded by the coding sequence ATGAATATGGTTGAGTTGCACCCCCATTTTGTTGCCGCGTGCAACTACGCCGATGTGAGCTCCGTCGTAGGGTTGCTGAAGGAGCCGATTGACAGCGCTGACTTTAAGACAAACAACGACGCCCCGTACCTGCCAGCCACGTGCACGAGCACTATTCACCTGGGCAATACGCTGCGTGGGCTGCCATATTCGTCtcgcccgccgccgccgccgccgtcgccgccgcgaaAGCGCAATTCAAATGTCACGACGGACACCCAAACGGCGCACGACCCCTCCCCGAAAAgtgcaccggcggcggcgaagcgGCCGCCGCTTTCCTTGACTGAAGCAAAGGACGTGTCGGAGGACGGGAATGCTACTCCATTACCGGTTCCGCCGCCGTCAAAGCTACAGATGCCGAACGACTCGCGGCTGCGGCTTAGCCATCGCCCCTCCTTGAAAGGCGTCCGACCAAGCCCGCCAAAGGTGCTGTGCATATGGGATGTGGACGACACCCTCGTCGCATCCGGAGTCAGCGGGGTTCGTCAGAATACTATGTTCCGGGATTCTGAGCTGGTCGCACTCTTTAGCAGCGCCGGTGACTCCGCGCGTCACTTACTTCTCTCACAGGGGAGCATCGACGACGTCTTTGGGAAGCCTTCTGGTCGACTGCGGTGCGTGTTGCCCTTTCTAGAGCGCACCTCTGGTTGTACCGGTGACAGCTGTTCGAGGACTGACGAGACAGACCATTCCCCCTCGGCGTTAGATTCTTCTACCGGAGGAATGCCGAAAGAGAAGTCGTTCTTTACAAACGTGCTTCGTTGTGTGAGTGGGAGCAAGGTGAAAGAGAGGCcgtcgtcgacgtcgtcGGTGAACGATCAGAAAGGTGCGCCGAATGGAAACACGGCCGATAGCGGCGCCCCCAACGAACACGACCTTCGATACTTCTCGCCAGGCACGGTTGTGGTACGCCTATCCACCGTGCGTGGTCGCAGCGAAACGACAGAGGACTCCGCGTTTCTGACCGACACGCAGGCATCGCCGACGTGCAGCCGCACCTTCGATGGGCAAATGGATGACAAGGCAGAGCAACCGGGCCGATGGCTCATTCTTCGACCTGAGATTTGGGGCATAACACTCGCGTCAGTGAGCACTTTCTTCGCACCGTCGCGCAACACGGCGTTTGTGAACGGCAAAGTATACCGCAAAATGGATGTGGTCTGGTCGCTTGCCATGAGCAGCGAGTGGGACTCCGTCTTCTTCATCGATAACAACCTCTCGGAGGTGGGAGTGGTTCGGTATGGGCTGCAAATATCGGATGCTCTCGCTTTGAAGCGCCAGCGCAAGCTGTATCGTTTTTTCCAGGCCGATTATCTGCTTCTCGCGACCtcggcgaagctgcgcgagatgGAGCTGCGGTATGGTCGTGACATTACAAGGCCCCCCAACACTACTGagtcctcgccgctgctagGGAACAAGCAGGATCGTCGTAGCTGCGACCAGCAGGGGTCTAaagaagcggctgctgctgtgagtAACTCAAGCGCCTCAGCGATATCACGAAAGAGCGTCAGCGCCGAAGAGGCGTGCGATTTGAAGCGGACCAagtctgctgcagcgctcaGCTCTAGCAGCGCCCACAGTACAGAGGCCACCACCGGTGGTGTAGCGAGCAGTGACGCGGGTCATCACTCATCCTGGAGGGAGAACTCATGGGTGCGAGAACCCGGCACCGACGGCGTTACAGACGACGTGAAAATTGTGAATGTGAACAGGAGCGATAGAGCGCCTCCGCATCCTGACGTAACGTCCCCtctggtggtgcagcaccgacacGGATCGTGCAGCAGAAATCCTTCTGAATGCGCGGATTGCCTATCGCTCACAttcctctcctgctcctctcgcCGTCTTGagagcggcgacggtgaccTCGGGACCTCAGCGATGATGTCGTCCAATTCCATAGTACGCTCGCCAAAGCATGTATGCAAGGATGTGGATCTGTTTGTCGTGAACTTGCACATGCCGTCGGAAGCATATCGCCGAGTGCTGACCACTGCTCGCACCAACAGCAGTGGGCAACGGAGCATGCAGCGTGTCAACAGAGACCCCAACAGGCACGTTGGCCAGCCAGTGTTTGTCGGCGACCGAAGCTGCACCGATGAACAGTACAGAGCCATCCTCAGGCACTTccaggaggcggagagtACTCTATTTCAGttcatcgaggaggagattcGCGCAAATGGTTTCGTAGATGTCACCAAGGTAGGTCGCTGGGTGCCGAACCCGCGCCTGGTGTACACACCGGTACGCGTGCGGCCGACGTCTGTGCCGCACATGCTCAACTTCTACAACCCTTTTTTTGTCGAGTTGGAGGAGGggctggtggcggcgctgcagcgcacaggTGGAACAAGTGCATCATGCGTGCTGCAcacggaggcgcagcggcagtacTATATCTTACAGCGTGTGCTCCCTTTCCTTGATCCGTACTTGACGGGCGACCTGAGCCGCATGCTCTTTGACATCTACATCACAGACGGCAACATTCCGCTTTCcctggcggagcagctgaagaAAACCATTGTCAAAACCCGAGCCTGCATTCAGCCAGTACCGAAGAAGAAACACCTGTGA